Proteins encoded within one genomic window of Gasterosteus aculeatus chromosome 18, fGasAcu3.hap1.1, whole genome shotgun sequence:
- the LOC120808547 gene encoding DNA (cytosine-5)-methyltransferase 3A isoform X5 has protein sequence MPSNSPAASEPPVTLENDIANDVNEDGADHDSPEEGTPASPRTKRRVGRPGRKRKQLLPAERRAYREAEMNMMDDLSEGDFQKEEESASPAPPPSQQQTAPASPTVAVTPEPVAGVERATPREIEYQDGRGFGIGVLVFGKLRGFSWWPGRIVSWLMSGRSRAADGTRWVMWFGDGKFSVVCVEKLMLLSSFSPAFHQPTYNKQPMYRKAIFEALQVASVRAGRPIPSCDASDDADGVEIQTRQIIEWAMNGFPPKGPQSLEPPEEERNPYKEVYPEMWVEPEAAYTPPPAKKPRKNSAEKAKIREVIDEGTRERLICEVKKKTRNIDDICISCGSLNVSLEHPLFGGAMCQGCKNSFLECAYQYDDDGYQSYCTICCGGREVLMCGNNNCCRCFCVECVDLLVGPGSAATAIKEDPWNCFMCGPRSSFGLLRRRDDWPSRLQHFFANNHEQDFEPAKLYPPVSAEKRKPIRVLSLFDGIATGLLVLKDLGMQVDKYVASEVCEDSITVGMVRHEGRIMYVGDVRNVTRKLIEEWGPFDLVIGGSPCNDLSIVNPARKGLFEGTGRLFFEFYRLLHEARPKTGDARPFYWLFENVVAMGVSDKRDISRFLECNPVMIDAKEVSAAHRARYFWGNLPGMSRPLTAMMNDRLDLQDCLEHGRTAKFEKLRTITTRSNSVKQGKDEHFPVFMDNKEDILWCTEMERVFGFPVHYTDVSNMSRLARQRLLGRSWSVPVIRHLFAPLKEYFACN, from the exons AATGAAGACGGAGCAGACCATGACAGTCCAGAGGAGGGGACACCGGCGAGCCCCCGCACCAAGCGCAGAGTGGGCCGTCCCGGCAGGAAACGCAAGCAGCTGCTTCCT GCAGAGCGACGGGCGTACAGAGAGGCGGAGATGAACATGATGGACGATCTATCTGAAGGGGACTttcagaaggaggaggagtcagCCAGCCCAGCCCCTCCCccttcacaacaacaaacagcccCAGCATCACCGACAGTTGCTGTGACGCCAGAGCCAGTTGCCGGGGTAGAACGGGCCACGCCGAGGGAGATAGAGTACCAG GATGGCAGGGGATTCGGCATCGGTGTTCTGGTGTTCGGGAAGCTGCGAGGTTTCTCCTGGTGGCCCGGCAGAATCGTCTCCTGGTTGATGAGCGGCCGGAGTCGAGCTGCAGACGGAACTCGCTGGGTGATGTGGTTCGGAGACGGAAAGTTCTCTGTG GTTTGTGTGGAGAAGCTGATGCTTCTGAGCTCTTTCTCACCTGCCTTCCACCAGCCCACCTACAACAAACAGCCCATGTACCGAAAAGCCATCTTTGAGGCTCTGCAG GTGGCCAGTGTCAGAGCAGGGAGGCCAATTCCTTCCTGTGATGCGAGCGATGATGCAGATGGGGTGGAGATTCAAACCAGACAGATAATAGAGTGGGCCATGAACGGCTTCCCACCCAAGGGTCCTCAGTCACTGGAGCCTCCGGAGG AGGAACGGAATCCATATAAGGAAGTGTACCCAGAGATGTGGGTTGAACCGGAGGCAGCGTACACGCCTCCACCCGCCAAGAAGCCCCGCAAGAACTCAGCTGAAAAAGCAAAGATCAGAGAGGTGATAGACGAAGGCACCAgag AGAGACTCATATGTGAGGTCAAGAAGAAGACCAGAAACATAGACG ATATCTGCATCTCTTGTGGAAGCCTCAACGTCTCTCTGGAGCATCCTCTCTTCGGAGGTGCAATGTGTCAGGGCTGCAAA AACTCGTTCCTGGAGTGCGCCTACCAGTACGACGATGACGGCTACCAGTCCTACTGCACCATctgctgtggaggcagagaGGTGCTTATGTGtggcaacaacaactgctgtag GTGCTTCTGTGTGGAGTGTGTGGATCTGTTGGTCGGTCCCGGCTCAGCGGCGACAGCCATCAAAGAAGATCCTTGGAACTGCTTCATGTGTGGCCCCCGGAGCAGCTTTGGGTTACTGCGGCGACGGGACGACTGGCCCAGCAGACTACAACACTTCTTTGCCAACAACCACGAGCAGGATTTT GAGCCAGCCAAGTTGTATCCTCCAGTTTCAGCAGAGAAGAGAAAGCCAATCAGAGTTCTCTCCCTGTTTGATGGCATTGCCACAG gccTATTGGTGCTGAAGGATTTGGGCATGCAGGTTGACAAGTACGTTGCCTCCGAGGTGTGTGAGGACTCCATCACCGTCGGCATGGTGCGACACGAGGGGCGCATCATGTATGTGGGTGACGTACGAAACGTGACACGCAAACTC ATTGAGGAATGGGGGCCGTTCGACCTGGTGATTGGAGGAAGCCCCTGCAACGACCTCTCCATAGTCAACCCTGCAAGGAAAGGCCTTTTCG AGGGAACAGGCCGCTTGTTCTTTGAATTTTACCGCCTGCTGCACGAGGCTCGACCGAAAACGGGTGACGCGCGTCCGTTCTACTGGCTGTTTGAGAACGTGGTGGCGATGGGAGTCAGCGACAAACGGGACATCTCCCGCTTTTTAGAG TGTAACCCGGTGATGATCGACGCCAAAGAGGTCTCTGCTGCCCACCGCGCTCGCTATTTCTGGGGAAACCTGCCAGGCATGTCCAG ACCTCTTACAGCCATGATGAATGACCGGCTGGACCTACAAGACTGTCTCGAGCACGGGCGCACAGCCAAG TTTGAGAAGTTGCGTACGATAACGACACGCTCCAACTCTGTGAAGCAGGGGAAAGACGAGCATTTCCCAGTGTTCATGGACAACAAGGAGGACATCCTCTGGTGCACCGAGATGGAAAG ggTCTTTGGTTTCCCCGTCCACTACACCGACGTCTCCAACATGAGTCGTCTCGCCAGGCAAAGGCTGCTGGGTCGCTCCTGGAGCGTCCCCGTCATCAGGCACCTCTTCGCCCCGCTCAAGGAGTACTTCGCCTGCAACTAG
- the LOC120808547 gene encoding DNA (cytosine-5)-methyltransferase 3A isoform X1 — MPSNSPAASEPPVTLENDIANDVNEDGADHDSPEEGTPASPRTKRRVGRPGRKRKQLLPETATSDPCVIAPPTPPEEPEPSPSPRKKRGRQKLVQTEKNKDEPDDRNYDSPKEGETGRLRRRPVPRVTFQAGDPYYISRRQKEEWLSRWKMEAERRAYREAEMNMMDDLSEGDFQKEEESASPAPPPSQQQTAPASPTVAVTPEPVAGVERATPREIEYQDGRGFGIGVLVFGKLRGFSWWPGRIVSWLMSGRSRAADGTRWVMWFGDGKFSVVCVEKLMLLSSFSPAFHQPTYNKQPMYRKAIFEALQVASVRAGRPIPSCDASDDADGVEIQTRQIIEWAMNGFPPKGPQSLEPPEEERNPYKEVYPEMWVEPEAAYTPPPAKKPRKNSAEKAKIREVIDEGTRERLICEVKKKTRNIDDICISCGSLNVSLEHPLFGGAMCQGCKNSFLECAYQYDDDGYQSYCTICCGGREVLMCGNNNCCRCFCVECVDLLVGPGSAATAIKEDPWNCFMCGPRSSFGLLRRRDDWPSRLQHFFANNHEQDFEPAKLYPPVSAEKRKPIRVLSLFDGIATGLLVLKDLGMQVDKYVASEVCEDSITVGMVRHEGRIMYVGDVRNVTRKLIEEWGPFDLVIGGSPCNDLSIVNPARKGLFEGTGRLFFEFYRLLHEARPKTGDARPFYWLFENVVAMGVSDKRDISRFLECNPVMIDAKEVSAAHRARYFWGNLPGMSRPLTAMMNDRLDLQDCLEHGRTAKFEKLRTITTRSNSVKQGKDEHFPVFMDNKEDILWCTEMERVFGFPVHYTDVSNMSRLARQRLLGRSWSVPVIRHLFAPLKEYFACN; from the exons AATGAAGACGGAGCAGACCATGACAGTCCAGAGGAGGGGACACCGGCGAGCCCCCGCACCAAGCGCAGAGTGGGCCGTCCCGGCAGGAAACGCAAGCAGCTGCTTCCT GAGAcggcgacctctgacccctgtgtAAtcgcccccccaaccccgccGGAGGAGCCGgagccctccccctcccctcgcaAGAAGCGTGGGCGTCAGAAACTAGTGCAAACCGAGAAGAATAAGG aCGAGCCAGACGACAGAAACTACGACTCCCCCAAAGAG gggGAGACTGGCAGGCTGCGGAGGAGGCCGGTCCCCAGAGTGACGTTCCAGGCTGGAGATCCGTACTACATCAGCAGGAGGCAGAAAGAAGAATGGCTCAGCCGCTGGAAGATGGAG GCAGAGCGACGGGCGTACAGAGAGGCGGAGATGAACATGATGGACGATCTATCTGAAGGGGACTttcagaaggaggaggagtcagCCAGCCCAGCCCCTCCCccttcacaacaacaaacagcccCAGCATCACCGACAGTTGCTGTGACGCCAGAGCCAGTTGCCGGGGTAGAACGGGCCACGCCGAGGGAGATAGAGTACCAG GATGGCAGGGGATTCGGCATCGGTGTTCTGGTGTTCGGGAAGCTGCGAGGTTTCTCCTGGTGGCCCGGCAGAATCGTCTCCTGGTTGATGAGCGGCCGGAGTCGAGCTGCAGACGGAACTCGCTGGGTGATGTGGTTCGGAGACGGAAAGTTCTCTGTG GTTTGTGTGGAGAAGCTGATGCTTCTGAGCTCTTTCTCACCTGCCTTCCACCAGCCCACCTACAACAAACAGCCCATGTACCGAAAAGCCATCTTTGAGGCTCTGCAG GTGGCCAGTGTCAGAGCAGGGAGGCCAATTCCTTCCTGTGATGCGAGCGATGATGCAGATGGGGTGGAGATTCAAACCAGACAGATAATAGAGTGGGCCATGAACGGCTTCCCACCCAAGGGTCCTCAGTCACTGGAGCCTCCGGAGG AGGAACGGAATCCATATAAGGAAGTGTACCCAGAGATGTGGGTTGAACCGGAGGCAGCGTACACGCCTCCACCCGCCAAGAAGCCCCGCAAGAACTCAGCTGAAAAAGCAAAGATCAGAGAGGTGATAGACGAAGGCACCAgag AGAGACTCATATGTGAGGTCAAGAAGAAGACCAGAAACATAGACG ATATCTGCATCTCTTGTGGAAGCCTCAACGTCTCTCTGGAGCATCCTCTCTTCGGAGGTGCAATGTGTCAGGGCTGCAAA AACTCGTTCCTGGAGTGCGCCTACCAGTACGACGATGACGGCTACCAGTCCTACTGCACCATctgctgtggaggcagagaGGTGCTTATGTGtggcaacaacaactgctgtag GTGCTTCTGTGTGGAGTGTGTGGATCTGTTGGTCGGTCCCGGCTCAGCGGCGACAGCCATCAAAGAAGATCCTTGGAACTGCTTCATGTGTGGCCCCCGGAGCAGCTTTGGGTTACTGCGGCGACGGGACGACTGGCCCAGCAGACTACAACACTTCTTTGCCAACAACCACGAGCAGGATTTT GAGCCAGCCAAGTTGTATCCTCCAGTTTCAGCAGAGAAGAGAAAGCCAATCAGAGTTCTCTCCCTGTTTGATGGCATTGCCACAG gccTATTGGTGCTGAAGGATTTGGGCATGCAGGTTGACAAGTACGTTGCCTCCGAGGTGTGTGAGGACTCCATCACCGTCGGCATGGTGCGACACGAGGGGCGCATCATGTATGTGGGTGACGTACGAAACGTGACACGCAAACTC ATTGAGGAATGGGGGCCGTTCGACCTGGTGATTGGAGGAAGCCCCTGCAACGACCTCTCCATAGTCAACCCTGCAAGGAAAGGCCTTTTCG AGGGAACAGGCCGCTTGTTCTTTGAATTTTACCGCCTGCTGCACGAGGCTCGACCGAAAACGGGTGACGCGCGTCCGTTCTACTGGCTGTTTGAGAACGTGGTGGCGATGGGAGTCAGCGACAAACGGGACATCTCCCGCTTTTTAGAG TGTAACCCGGTGATGATCGACGCCAAAGAGGTCTCTGCTGCCCACCGCGCTCGCTATTTCTGGGGAAACCTGCCAGGCATGTCCAG ACCTCTTACAGCCATGATGAATGACCGGCTGGACCTACAAGACTGTCTCGAGCACGGGCGCACAGCCAAG TTTGAGAAGTTGCGTACGATAACGACACGCTCCAACTCTGTGAAGCAGGGGAAAGACGAGCATTTCCCAGTGTTCATGGACAACAAGGAGGACATCCTCTGGTGCACCGAGATGGAAAG ggTCTTTGGTTTCCCCGTCCACTACACCGACGTCTCCAACATGAGTCGTCTCGCCAGGCAAAGGCTGCTGGGTCGCTCCTGGAGCGTCCCCGTCATCAGGCACCTCTTCGCCCCGCTCAAGGAGTACTTCGCCTGCAACTAG
- the LOC120808547 gene encoding DNA (cytosine-5)-methyltransferase 3A isoform X6, protein MPSNSPAASEPPVTLENDIANDVNEDGADHDSPEEGTPASPRTKRRVGRPGRKRKQLLPAERRAYREAEMNMMDDLSEGDFQKEEESASPAPPPSQQQTAPASPTVAVTPEPVAGVERATPREIEYQDGRGFGIGVLVFGKLRGFSWWPGRIVSWLMSGRSRAADGTRWVMWFGDGKFSVVCVEKLMLLSSFSPAFHQPTYNKQPMYRKAIFEALQVASVRAGRPIPSCDASDDADGVEIQTRQIIEWAMNGFPPKGPQSLEPPEEERNPYKEVYPEMWVEPEAAYTPPPAKKPRKNSAEKAKIREVIDEGTRERLICEVKKKTRNIDDICISCGSLNVSLEHPLFGGAMCQGCKNSFLECAYQYDDDGYQSYCTICCGGREVLMCGNNNCCRCFCVECVDLLVGPGSAATAIKEDPWNCFMCGPRSSFGLLRRRDDWPSRLQHFFANNHEQDFEPAKLYPPVSAEKRKPIRVLSLFDGIATGLLVLKDLGMQVDKYVASEVCEDSITVGMVRHEGRIMYVGDVRNVTRKLIEEWGPFDLVIGGSPCNDLSIVNPARKGLFEGTGRLFFEFYRLLHEARPKTGDARPFYWLFENVVAMGVSDKRDISRFLECNPVMIDAKEVSAAHRARYFWGNLPGMSRPLTAMMNDRLDLQDCLEHGRTAKQGKDEHFPVFMDNKEDILWCTEMERVFGFPVHYTDVSNMSRLARQRLLGRSWSVPVIRHLFAPLKEYFACN, encoded by the exons AATGAAGACGGAGCAGACCATGACAGTCCAGAGGAGGGGACACCGGCGAGCCCCCGCACCAAGCGCAGAGTGGGCCGTCCCGGCAGGAAACGCAAGCAGCTGCTTCCT GCAGAGCGACGGGCGTACAGAGAGGCGGAGATGAACATGATGGACGATCTATCTGAAGGGGACTttcagaaggaggaggagtcagCCAGCCCAGCCCCTCCCccttcacaacaacaaacagcccCAGCATCACCGACAGTTGCTGTGACGCCAGAGCCAGTTGCCGGGGTAGAACGGGCCACGCCGAGGGAGATAGAGTACCAG GATGGCAGGGGATTCGGCATCGGTGTTCTGGTGTTCGGGAAGCTGCGAGGTTTCTCCTGGTGGCCCGGCAGAATCGTCTCCTGGTTGATGAGCGGCCGGAGTCGAGCTGCAGACGGAACTCGCTGGGTGATGTGGTTCGGAGACGGAAAGTTCTCTGTG GTTTGTGTGGAGAAGCTGATGCTTCTGAGCTCTTTCTCACCTGCCTTCCACCAGCCCACCTACAACAAACAGCCCATGTACCGAAAAGCCATCTTTGAGGCTCTGCAG GTGGCCAGTGTCAGAGCAGGGAGGCCAATTCCTTCCTGTGATGCGAGCGATGATGCAGATGGGGTGGAGATTCAAACCAGACAGATAATAGAGTGGGCCATGAACGGCTTCCCACCCAAGGGTCCTCAGTCACTGGAGCCTCCGGAGG AGGAACGGAATCCATATAAGGAAGTGTACCCAGAGATGTGGGTTGAACCGGAGGCAGCGTACACGCCTCCACCCGCCAAGAAGCCCCGCAAGAACTCAGCTGAAAAAGCAAAGATCAGAGAGGTGATAGACGAAGGCACCAgag AGAGACTCATATGTGAGGTCAAGAAGAAGACCAGAAACATAGACG ATATCTGCATCTCTTGTGGAAGCCTCAACGTCTCTCTGGAGCATCCTCTCTTCGGAGGTGCAATGTGTCAGGGCTGCAAA AACTCGTTCCTGGAGTGCGCCTACCAGTACGACGATGACGGCTACCAGTCCTACTGCACCATctgctgtggaggcagagaGGTGCTTATGTGtggcaacaacaactgctgtag GTGCTTCTGTGTGGAGTGTGTGGATCTGTTGGTCGGTCCCGGCTCAGCGGCGACAGCCATCAAAGAAGATCCTTGGAACTGCTTCATGTGTGGCCCCCGGAGCAGCTTTGGGTTACTGCGGCGACGGGACGACTGGCCCAGCAGACTACAACACTTCTTTGCCAACAACCACGAGCAGGATTTT GAGCCAGCCAAGTTGTATCCTCCAGTTTCAGCAGAGAAGAGAAAGCCAATCAGAGTTCTCTCCCTGTTTGATGGCATTGCCACAG gccTATTGGTGCTGAAGGATTTGGGCATGCAGGTTGACAAGTACGTTGCCTCCGAGGTGTGTGAGGACTCCATCACCGTCGGCATGGTGCGACACGAGGGGCGCATCATGTATGTGGGTGACGTACGAAACGTGACACGCAAACTC ATTGAGGAATGGGGGCCGTTCGACCTGGTGATTGGAGGAAGCCCCTGCAACGACCTCTCCATAGTCAACCCTGCAAGGAAAGGCCTTTTCG AGGGAACAGGCCGCTTGTTCTTTGAATTTTACCGCCTGCTGCACGAGGCTCGACCGAAAACGGGTGACGCGCGTCCGTTCTACTGGCTGTTTGAGAACGTGGTGGCGATGGGAGTCAGCGACAAACGGGACATCTCCCGCTTTTTAGAG TGTAACCCGGTGATGATCGACGCCAAAGAGGTCTCTGCTGCCCACCGCGCTCGCTATTTCTGGGGAAACCTGCCAGGCATGTCCAG ACCTCTTACAGCCATGATGAATGACCGGCTGGACCTACAAGACTGTCTCGAGCACGGGCGCACAGCCAAG CAGGGGAAAGACGAGCATTTCCCAGTGTTCATGGACAACAAGGAGGACATCCTCTGGTGCACCGAGATGGAAAG ggTCTTTGGTTTCCCCGTCCACTACACCGACGTCTCCAACATGAGTCGTCTCGCCAGGCAAAGGCTGCTGGGTCGCTCCTGGAGCGTCCCCGTCATCAGGCACCTCTTCGCCCCGCTCAAGGAGTACTTCGCCTGCAACTAG
- the LOC120808547 gene encoding DNA (cytosine-5)-methyltransferase 3A isoform X3, which produces MPSNSPAASEPPVTLENDIANDVNEDGADHDSPEEGTPASPRTKRRVGRPGRKRKQLLPETATSDPCVIAPPTPPEEPEPSPSPRKKRGRQKLVQTEKNKDEPDDRNYDSPKEGETGRLRRRPVPRVTFQAGDPYYISRRQKEEWLSRWKMEAERRAYREAEMNMMDDLSEGDFQKEEESASPAPPPSQQQTAPASPTVAVTPEPVAGVERATPREIEYQDGRGFGIGVLVFGKLRGFSWWPGRIVSWLMSGRSRAADGTRWVMWFGDGKFSVVCVEKLMLLSSFSPAFHQPTYNKQPMYRKAIFEALQVASVRAGRPIPSCDASDDADGVEIQTRQIIEWAMNGFPPKGPQSLEPPEEERNPYKEVYPEMWVEPEAAYTPPPAKKPRKNSAEKAKIREVIDEGTRERLICEVKKKTRNIDDICISCGSLNVSLEHPLFGGAMCQGCKNSFLECAYQYDDDGYQSYCTICCGGREVLMCGNNNCCRCFCVECVDLLVGPGSAATAIKEDPWNCFMCGPRSSFGLLRRRDDWPSRLQHFFANNHEQDFEPAKLYPPVSAEKRKPIRVLSLFDGIATGLLVLKDLGMQVDKYVASEVCEDSITVGMVRHEGRIMYVGDVRNVTRKLIEEWGPFDLVIGGSPCNDLSIVNPARKGLFEGTGRLFFEFYRLLHEARPKTGDARPFYWLFENVVAMGVSDKRDISRFLECNPVMIDAKEVSAAHRARYFWGNLPGMSRPLTAMMNDRLDLQDCLEHGRTAKGKDEHFPVFMDNKEDILWCTEMERVFGFPVHYTDVSNMSRLARQRLLGRSWSVPVIRHLFAPLKEYFACN; this is translated from the exons AATGAAGACGGAGCAGACCATGACAGTCCAGAGGAGGGGACACCGGCGAGCCCCCGCACCAAGCGCAGAGTGGGCCGTCCCGGCAGGAAACGCAAGCAGCTGCTTCCT GAGAcggcgacctctgacccctgtgtAAtcgcccccccaaccccgccGGAGGAGCCGgagccctccccctcccctcgcaAGAAGCGTGGGCGTCAGAAACTAGTGCAAACCGAGAAGAATAAGG aCGAGCCAGACGACAGAAACTACGACTCCCCCAAAGAG gggGAGACTGGCAGGCTGCGGAGGAGGCCGGTCCCCAGAGTGACGTTCCAGGCTGGAGATCCGTACTACATCAGCAGGAGGCAGAAAGAAGAATGGCTCAGCCGCTGGAAGATGGAG GCAGAGCGACGGGCGTACAGAGAGGCGGAGATGAACATGATGGACGATCTATCTGAAGGGGACTttcagaaggaggaggagtcagCCAGCCCAGCCCCTCCCccttcacaacaacaaacagcccCAGCATCACCGACAGTTGCTGTGACGCCAGAGCCAGTTGCCGGGGTAGAACGGGCCACGCCGAGGGAGATAGAGTACCAG GATGGCAGGGGATTCGGCATCGGTGTTCTGGTGTTCGGGAAGCTGCGAGGTTTCTCCTGGTGGCCCGGCAGAATCGTCTCCTGGTTGATGAGCGGCCGGAGTCGAGCTGCAGACGGAACTCGCTGGGTGATGTGGTTCGGAGACGGAAAGTTCTCTGTG GTTTGTGTGGAGAAGCTGATGCTTCTGAGCTCTTTCTCACCTGCCTTCCACCAGCCCACCTACAACAAACAGCCCATGTACCGAAAAGCCATCTTTGAGGCTCTGCAG GTGGCCAGTGTCAGAGCAGGGAGGCCAATTCCTTCCTGTGATGCGAGCGATGATGCAGATGGGGTGGAGATTCAAACCAGACAGATAATAGAGTGGGCCATGAACGGCTTCCCACCCAAGGGTCCTCAGTCACTGGAGCCTCCGGAGG AGGAACGGAATCCATATAAGGAAGTGTACCCAGAGATGTGGGTTGAACCGGAGGCAGCGTACACGCCTCCACCCGCCAAGAAGCCCCGCAAGAACTCAGCTGAAAAAGCAAAGATCAGAGAGGTGATAGACGAAGGCACCAgag AGAGACTCATATGTGAGGTCAAGAAGAAGACCAGAAACATAGACG ATATCTGCATCTCTTGTGGAAGCCTCAACGTCTCTCTGGAGCATCCTCTCTTCGGAGGTGCAATGTGTCAGGGCTGCAAA AACTCGTTCCTGGAGTGCGCCTACCAGTACGACGATGACGGCTACCAGTCCTACTGCACCATctgctgtggaggcagagaGGTGCTTATGTGtggcaacaacaactgctgtag GTGCTTCTGTGTGGAGTGTGTGGATCTGTTGGTCGGTCCCGGCTCAGCGGCGACAGCCATCAAAGAAGATCCTTGGAACTGCTTCATGTGTGGCCCCCGGAGCAGCTTTGGGTTACTGCGGCGACGGGACGACTGGCCCAGCAGACTACAACACTTCTTTGCCAACAACCACGAGCAGGATTTT GAGCCAGCCAAGTTGTATCCTCCAGTTTCAGCAGAGAAGAGAAAGCCAATCAGAGTTCTCTCCCTGTTTGATGGCATTGCCACAG gccTATTGGTGCTGAAGGATTTGGGCATGCAGGTTGACAAGTACGTTGCCTCCGAGGTGTGTGAGGACTCCATCACCGTCGGCATGGTGCGACACGAGGGGCGCATCATGTATGTGGGTGACGTACGAAACGTGACACGCAAACTC ATTGAGGAATGGGGGCCGTTCGACCTGGTGATTGGAGGAAGCCCCTGCAACGACCTCTCCATAGTCAACCCTGCAAGGAAAGGCCTTTTCG AGGGAACAGGCCGCTTGTTCTTTGAATTTTACCGCCTGCTGCACGAGGCTCGACCGAAAACGGGTGACGCGCGTCCGTTCTACTGGCTGTTTGAGAACGTGGTGGCGATGGGAGTCAGCGACAAACGGGACATCTCCCGCTTTTTAGAG TGTAACCCGGTGATGATCGACGCCAAAGAGGTCTCTGCTGCCCACCGCGCTCGCTATTTCTGGGGAAACCTGCCAGGCATGTCCAG ACCTCTTACAGCCATGATGAATGACCGGCTGGACCTACAAGACTGTCTCGAGCACGGGCGCACAGCCAAG GGGAAAGACGAGCATTTCCCAGTGTTCATGGACAACAAGGAGGACATCCTCTGGTGCACCGAGATGGAAAG ggTCTTTGGTTTCCCCGTCCACTACACCGACGTCTCCAACATGAGTCGTCTCGCCAGGCAAAGGCTGCTGGGTCGCTCCTGGAGCGTCCCCGTCATCAGGCACCTCTTCGCCCCGCTCAAGGAGTACTTCGCCTGCAACTAG